AGAATAACAAGGAGgaaaaaacaagttttaaaCTAACAGCCAgtgaacttaattaatataattatcataattataaaattagtattaaataaaatatcaaaatagcAACAGAGAAACATATATAAGCATCATCATATACCATGGTCATTATATTATTACTgcctttaaaaaattaaaaagtaaatcaaTATGTCTTACATGAATGagccaatatatatatatatgtactattttcatatttttattaacctaattaattatattatctatcaatataatgaaaaatatattgtacataattagaataattttttgtcgttattgatttattatatttcttttgagcAAATGAgtaaatttctaattagaaTCACTCTTTATCCTAGAAAACataatgtaaataaaattaaatatcggTAGTTTAATTGTTATACATTTaccttaaaataataaattattaaagagcattttttctttaacttaatttttattaaacaatgattacttattctataaaatagcatatattaatattataattttaacatttactaactaataagttaagaaaataatttcatcttATAATCTAATATAGGTTTCTTAGCAAGTTTTTTAATCCCTTCCAATTTATACTTTTGCAtatgttattttcatttttcctaACCTAATTTTATggtatgtttttattttttgttaacctaattatatatacaaactTTGTAAATAttctcaaagaaaatgaaaatatagtttacactatactaaaataatgtttttctcattattaatttattttaaatttacctttttattattattactattttccTACTTAAAACACTATTCCTTATccgataaagtaaaatattttttgataaaaagtaatatattgtatttaacttaattattgGTGGTTTATTATGAGTTTAGAAAATGATTTAtgttctaattaaataatttcttattttaaaagatagaatatcatgatttatattttaattaaataataaattaaattaaaaaataagctataaattatcaaaataatccattttatagaaatatttaatgataatcTAACACAAGTTTTCTAGTAACTTTATCCACACACAACACCACCcccacccccccccccccccccccccccaccTCATATGTACTTCTATATATACTGCATATAGATTATAGATTAGATGAATCATTCTAATATGCCATTGAGATATATATGCACCTATCGAATCACCACCCTTGATATATATGTTAACCACTTAATATGACTAACtttgatataaaatttgattaaaagaaaatgactaatataataaacaagCCCTAATACTAACTATAATTTAGGATTAAAgattatatgtaaatatactaagaaaaaaacatacttggaattttatttatacatatatattatatgacgaattaaaatatataattaaaaattatttgtgattattaaataacacgcattaaaagaaaaataattatattataatcaattaCTCTAACAAACCctaaatttttagatatgtatagaaaagaaaaatataccaaatttgTTTGGACATACCCATCTATAAATAGGTGCAACCACACATCTGTTCAAACGCATGTAAGTTTATACGCGcgtgaaataatatttaaaaaaaaaaagaaaaaaagaaaaaggaaaaagcttTCTCACGTCACTGTATTATTCCCGGAGGAGAGTCGGCCAAACAAACTTTCCGGCCAACCCTCAAACTCCATGGgctttattatataaaaatatgcacATATATATGATTGCACGTAACCGTTATGATTATTCCACAGACAATTTTATATACCCTTTAGTCAACCATATCCTAACAACCTTTTCCCCTCACATACATACGGATTTCCTTCTGATATTGATTTCAAAGacaataattaattcatatttaataatagttaCTACCCTTTTTAGCCACTAATCACTGATTAATTACCTGATGATTGATTGATCGATTGAAGCACACAGCTGCAGAGTTtgttttatctctttttttttacttcaATTACTGCGAAAGGTGAATCCATGGTCTGCAACTGCTGCTTGGGGCTCGAGAGAAGAGTTTGAACCAAGAGGCTGCCAATCTCCAATGCATGGTGGGTCTtgattattgttattattgcTGTTACTGTTAGTATTGGATTGAAGTAACCTAATCTGCTTCTTCAAGAACTTGACGTAACGAATAGCTTCGTCTAGCATGGAGGCGGTGTCCATTTTCGTACCACCAGGTACAAGTCTTTGAAGGATTCTTATCTTTTCACTTATTCTTTCTCTCCTATGGCGCGCGGCTACGCTCTGTGGATCGTCGCTGATTCTCACGTTTCGCCTTTTTGGCTTGTAAATTGTGGCTGGATCTATGTTTACTGGCTGCATTGCGGCTATTTTGAACATCATTTCTTTCATGGCTCCTAgctcctcctcctcttcttcttcttcttctgctgctgcttcttcttcttctacttctgTGTGACGATTTCCTGTGTGGTCACGAAGAAAAGGCGAGATTGATATGGGAATAGAAGATGGTGGGGTTTGATGTGTTTGGAAAAAGTAGCCAGCAGGGCAATATGGGTTGATGTAAGGAATTTGGTCATGGAAGATTTGGTTTTCCATGGACATTATTTCAAGATTCAAAGTTTGGTTTGTGAACTTTGTAGGGTTGATATCCATGATAAAAGATTaggtttcttcttctttttttttttttttttgttgttgttgtgaGATTTATtcccttaaataaaaaaaaaaagaataaaataagagaCTGAGAAAGAGAGGATATATAATTCTATAAGGATCTTGAACTGATTAAGCTATCCCTGTAAGAATTACATAACATGAAAGGGTTTGGTTTAGTGATGAAAGAAAACCTCTAAAAGATGATTTCTGCAACTTTGTCAAGTTCTCAAGTCATacaagagagagaaaaagagtgAGTCAGAGTTTTGCTGAAAAGGGATACATGATGCAACAtgtactaaaaaataataattaaattatcaattcaGTTAACTTAATGGATACATGACAattgaagaaaagaatttaagtCACCTGAGAAATAacgtaaaataatttaaaatatatatatatatatatatatatatatatatcagtaATCATAGATTTAATCTAGTGATAAGTATTAAGTACATATCATATCTTCAGTAagatttcttttatgaaatatatttataactgaATTTTTTCAATTGAGGCACGACAATTGCATATGAAATCAATCAAGGGTAGAACCTGCTATCATTTTTTCtgaaaagaattgaaaataagGGTAGAGGTTGGCTGGACTTAAAAGCTAAATCAAATGATCAAGTGCTGagattctttttctcttctagCAAGAATTATAGGGTTAACAATTGCACCTAAAGAAGAGGTAGCTAGGTAGGAGATTTCGCCATTTTCTAAAAGTTTTCCCTTGAATAAGGGGCTTACCAACAGGAGCACTGAAATCCTAGCTAGGCTGCCTCATAAAGGCTTAGTTTCTCAGATGATATCTTCTGTTTGTTTCGGTCAATACAGACAGTGAAGGTTAGTTTGCTTTTCGAAAAGTAACTTGTTGATCATCATATTGCTGTCGTTTTTTAGCAAATCAATTCATTGCTTATGGGAACACCTACATCCTCAATTCTTAGCCATTTCACAATAAAACATTGATGCCCAtcaattatttgaaatatattaaaaattgattttttcttaGATTTAGAGAGTACgttatcaaattataaatatatatcactttttCAATGTctgaatattaaatatatcactcATTCAGTAATTTAATTGCAATAAATCAAGAGTGGCCAGGAATTTACTAAACGAATTAgttaacttttatatatatatatatatatgactgCAATTCATTATTTCTTTGTGTTGGCTGCCCAATTTATCTGATAAAATTGCAAGAAGTAGTACAATTTGCAGTAACAATTTATGCTCCTAAAAGGTACAAAAGTCACTGTTATAACCATGCGGCAGCTAAAACAAGAATTGCGACATGTCGTAAGTAATTTGTAGGAAAAGTTGAGTTGagatttgataatattatatttttctatcaaaaatctaaaatcaatagaacattttatttgatgtaaATGTTTTTCCTACACTATATATTTATGCcaatgatattatatattttaatttaatgattcTTTCATTATTACCATATTGAtgttataactgtgaacattTTGAGTATTGTTAGGAGACCACATAATTCATCTTTTGTAAGAGTGttacatttttcttatattttttaagtagaAGGTGCAACAACATTATATGCGTTGTAggctaaaaaataattaatttttccttGTAAACCTCATTATAAAATGTTTAAACTTCATCAAGTATTAATGGGTAGgatcaataattaaatgatatgCAACCTCTTAACCATAAATTATTTCAGTGGCTCTTACTTGTGATTCCTTCCACCATTTTCAACACTTTACTTTGTTTATTTCGATTTTATACTCCACTAGTTTTCTTCGAGTCTCTCGGTTGAGAGATAAGGAATTGTTCTCGAGCTCGCAACACCTAAAATATGTTGAATTTCgcagtaaaaaaagaaagctaaCCTTATACCTTAGAGAGATGGAcaatgtaatattaaaatatagattGAAATGTCATCAAA
The sequence above is drawn from the Ricinus communis isolate WT05 ecotype wild-type chromosome 7, ASM1957865v1, whole genome shotgun sequence genome and encodes:
- the LOC8259145 gene encoding transcription factor HEC3 — protein: MDINPTKFTNQTLNLEIMSMENQIFHDQIPYINPYCPAGYFFQTHQTPPSSIPISISPFLRDHTGNRHTEVEEEEAAAEEEEEEEEELGAMKEMMFKIAAMQPVNIDPATIYKPKRRNVRISDDPQSVAARHRRERISEKIRILQRLVPGGTKMDTASMLDEAIRYVKFLKKQIRLLQSNTNSNSNNNNNQDPPCIGDWQPLGSNSSLEPQAAVADHGFTFRSN